The following proteins come from a genomic window of Aequorivita marisscotiae:
- a CDS encoding glycosyltransferase family 2 protein — MSDTKFTLIVCTYKRPEPLLKLLNSVKKQALYPSEILIVDGSIDDKTERLLVTHEFQNLKYYKVEENERGLTKQRNFGIEKVDLNSEIVCFLDDDTELDRNYFKAIIDTFKNDSNCVGVGGVAVNENRWFKIDENQSIDLSKHYVIDGYAIKESSRNLVRNKLGLQSPFRPGIMPDFSHGRTYSYPLNNKIYPVDLLIGMSFNFRKSIFKHIKFSIYFEGYGLYEDADFSLRALRYGTNVINTAAKLNHYHNISGRPNKYKYGKMVVKNGWYVWRVKYPNPTIRARIKWHTTSFLLTIIRFTNVINTNQKKEALTESMGRVVGWWSLFFNKPKVHL; from the coding sequence ATGAGCGATACTAAATTTACTTTAATAGTCTGCACATACAAGCGACCTGAACCATTGCTTAAATTACTAAATTCGGTGAAAAAACAAGCATTGTATCCAAGTGAGATTTTGATCGTTGATGGCTCTATTGATGATAAAACAGAACGGTTACTTGTAACACATGAATTTCAAAATCTTAAATATTATAAAGTTGAAGAAAATGAGAGAGGTCTTACCAAACAACGTAACTTTGGTATTGAAAAAGTTGACTTAAACTCAGAAATTGTTTGTTTTTTAGACGATGATACAGAGTTAGATAGAAATTATTTTAAAGCTATTATAGATACCTTTAAAAATGATTCAAATTGTGTTGGTGTAGGTGGTGTTGCAGTAAATGAGAATAGGTGGTTTAAAATAGATGAAAACCAATCTATTGATTTAAGTAAACATTATGTTATTGATGGATATGCGATAAAAGAAAGTTCAAGAAATTTAGTAAGAAATAAGTTAGGATTACAATCTCCTTTTAGACCAGGTATTATGCCTGATTTCTCACACGGCAGAACATATAGTTATCCTCTTAATAACAAAATATACCCTGTAGATTTATTAATTGGGATGTCCTTTAATTTTAGAAAATCCATATTTAAACACATCAAATTTTCAATCTATTTTGAAGGGTACGGTTTATACGAAGATGCTGATTTCAGTTTACGCGCATTAAGGTATGGAACAAATGTTATTAATACTGCTGCTAAATTAAACCATTATCATAATATTTCCGGTAGACCAAATAAATATAAATATGGTAAAATGGTAGTTAAAAATGGGTGGTATGTATGGCGTGTAAAATATCCAAATCCAACTATAAGAGCCAGAATAAAGTGGCACACCACGTCGTTTTTATTAACGATTATTAGGTTTACTAATGTTATAAACACAAACCAAAAGAAAGAAGCCCTAACCGAAAGTATGGGTAGAGTAGTAGGGTGGTGGTCATTGTTTTTTAACAAACCTAAAGTGCATTTATGA